In the Kaistella sp. 97-N-M2 genome, one interval contains:
- a CDS encoding YdiU family protein, which produces MNLDQITQPFSEIFPGDLSGNPRQRQTPKVLFSTTQIMGFENADLIIFNKKLAEEIGLGKIEKEADTDFLNAASLPANIKTYATAYAGHQFGNWAGQLGDGRAIFAGEIQNKNGKKTELQWKGAGATPYSRHADGRAVLRSSVREYLMSEAMYHLGIPTTRALSLSFTGEQVMRDMMYDGNADYEKGAVMMRTAESFLRFGHFELISSQREIATLQQLTDFTIQNYFPEINVESPEKYALLFQNISERTADLMVEWYRVGFVHGVMNTDNMSVLGLTIDYGPFSFLDEYALNFTPNTTDLPGRRYAFGNQGKIAQWNLWQLANALFPLINDEKILEKILNDFTEMFWTKHDAMMAKKFGFDRVLESDVSFFTDAQQIMEDLKIDYTLFFNKLENADENSDYERLFAEVFYEHVSEENFLKFENFIKIYLERLDKNTISRAESLALMQKNNPKFILRNYILFECINEVNEGKKDLLNKILTALENPYKELYPEFSKKRPSMYNGQSGCSTLSCSS; this is translated from the coding sequence ATGAATTTAGATCAAATTACACAACCTTTTTCAGAAATATTTCCGGGCGATCTTTCCGGAAATCCGCGACAAAGGCAAACGCCGAAAGTCCTTTTTTCAACCACACAAATCATGGGTTTTGAAAACGCAGACCTGATTATTTTTAATAAAAAACTTGCGGAAGAAATCGGGCTGGGGAAAATAGAGAAAGAAGCAGACACAGACTTTTTGAATGCCGCTTCTTTGCCGGCAAATATTAAAACCTACGCCACGGCTTATGCAGGACATCAGTTCGGAAACTGGGCGGGACAGTTAGGCGACGGACGGGCTATTTTCGCCGGCGAAATTCAAAATAAAAACGGTAAAAAAACGGAACTCCAGTGGAAAGGCGCCGGCGCAACACCCTATTCCCGGCACGCCGATGGAAGAGCGGTTTTAAGATCGTCTGTGCGCGAATATTTGATGAGCGAAGCCATGTATCACCTGGGAATTCCCACCACAAGAGCACTTTCTCTTTCCTTCACCGGCGAACAGGTGATGCGCGATATGATGTACGACGGCAACGCAGACTACGAAAAAGGCGCCGTCATGATGCGAACCGCCGAAAGTTTCCTGCGTTTTGGCCATTTCGAACTCATTTCGTCCCAACGGGAAATCGCGACTTTACAACAACTCACTGATTTTACCATTCAAAATTATTTCCCGGAGATTAATGTCGAAAGTCCGGAAAAATACGCGTTGCTTTTCCAAAATATTTCAGAACGAACCGCAGATTTAATGGTTGAATGGTACCGCGTTGGTTTTGTTCATGGTGTGATGAACACGGATAATATGTCTGTTTTGGGCTTAACCATCGATTACGGACCTTTTTCTTTTTTGGATGAATATGCTTTAAACTTTACCCCAAACACCACCGATTTGCCCGGCCGTCGGTACGCTTTCGGCAACCAGGGCAAAATTGCGCAGTGGAATTTATGGCAACTCGCCAACGCGTTATTTCCGCTGATCAACGACGAAAAAATCCTGGAAAAAATACTGAACGATTTTACAGAAATGTTTTGGACGAAACACGACGCGATGATGGCGAAGAAATTCGGTTTTGATCGTGTTCTGGAAAGCGACGTCAGTTTTTTTACGGATGCGCAGCAAATTATGGAAGATCTGAAAATTGATTATACGCTCTTTTTCAACAAGTTAGAAAATGCAGACGAAAATTCAGATTACGAACGCCTTTTTGCAGAGGTTTTCTATGAGCACGTTTCGGAGGAAAACTTTTTAAAGTTTGAAAACTTCATCAAAATATATTTGGAGCGATTAGACAAGAACACAATTTCCCGCGCCGAATCGCTGGCCTTAATGCAAAAAAACAATCCAAAATTTATCCTGCGGAATTATATTCTTTTTGAATGCATTAATGAAGTGAACGAAGGAAAAAAAGATTTGCTGAATAAAATTCTTACGGCTTTGGAAAATCCGTACAAAGAACTTTACCCGGAATTTTCGAAAAAGCGACCTTCGATGTATAACGGTCAGAGCGGCTGTTCAACGCTTTCGTGCAGTTCTTAA
- a CDS encoding transglycosylase domain-containing protein, which yields MENKQNQGSKPKQKFPLPPKKVKNTGWKRWVKLVWIGLIIVILGISSLFFGVSQGFFGSMPDVKELENPDIYVASEIYSSDGKMLGKFEKEKTQPVTYKELPLYLIYALQAKEDERFKEHSGIDLQSVARAVAFGGQRGGGSTITQQLAKLLFTGTRSQNKATAVFQKLKEWVVAVSLEKRYTKEEIITLYFNKFDFLYNANGIEMASRVYFNKPTSKLTLPEAAMFVAMLENPVKNNPMRNMERAKSRRDVVLDQMLKTGYLDQENYQKAVESPITLDYHPIKSIDDGYSAYYKFYLRKEIDGYLKDYEKKTGKTLNLFKDGLKIYITLDSKMQGYAEESIKEHLTDLQKRFDNEQRNRKQRPFYLINDKEINSIMMSAVKRTGRYKQLKNAGVSEDSIMLDFKKPIKTSRFTWNGEEEVEMSPWDSIRYHKQIAQAGLMSMVPGTGEIKAWVGGINWQHFQYDHIKQGKRQVGSTFKPFVYATAIMKLGMTPCSTVSNATYTKGSWSVQGSGGSLTLRDALAQSKNPVAVRLIEMVTPKSVIQTARDLGVTEEMPNEYAIALGSSDITIFEMLGAYSTFANYGNYIKPEMIWRIEDANGRVIKEVKPVMKEVMNELYAYTMIDLMKGVAQFGTASGELGRRGVPKTIEIAAKTGTTQNNSDGWFMGMTPNLATGVWVGWEDRATHFWGTGEGQGAKMALPIWAIFMKKVWADKALGVSPDDKFVKPSNWTGSCSDLQGLGGYGDDGGLQTIDEIRNPKVVEPAYVPRPNSGKKEENVNENINAGDDIDFNK from the coding sequence ATGGAAAACAAACAAAACCAAGGCAGCAAACCTAAACAAAAGTTTCCCCTACCCCCGAAAAAGGTTAAGAATACCGGGTGGAAAAGGTGGGTAAAATTAGTCTGGATAGGTCTTATTATTGTTATTCTGGGAATTTCTTCCCTCTTTTTTGGTGTTTCGCAAGGTTTTTTCGGAAGTATGCCCGATGTTAAAGAGCTGGAGAATCCCGATATTTATGTCGCCTCCGAAATTTATTCTTCCGACGGAAAAATGCTCGGCAAATTCGAAAAAGAAAAAACGCAGCCCGTTACGTACAAAGAATTGCCTCTATATTTAATTTATGCGCTTCAGGCAAAAGAAGATGAGCGGTTTAAAGAACATTCTGGCATCGATTTACAATCGGTCGCCAGAGCCGTTGCTTTTGGCGGACAGCGTGGTGGTGGTTCTACCATTACGCAACAGCTGGCCAAATTATTATTTACCGGAACACGTTCCCAAAACAAAGCCACAGCCGTATTTCAAAAACTGAAAGAATGGGTTGTAGCCGTAAGTTTAGAGAAAAGATATACGAAAGAGGAAATCATTACACTCTATTTCAATAAGTTCGATTTTCTTTATAACGCCAACGGAATCGAAATGGCGTCGCGTGTTTATTTTAATAAACCCACCTCCAAACTAACGCTGCCCGAAGCTGCTATGTTCGTGGCCATGCTCGAAAATCCGGTTAAAAATAACCCGATGCGAAATATGGAAAGAGCAAAATCCAGAAGAGACGTCGTTCTGGATCAAATGCTGAAAACAGGTTATCTGGATCAGGAAAATTATCAAAAAGCCGTAGAATCTCCGATTACTTTGGATTACCATCCAATAAAATCCATTGATGATGGTTACTCAGCTTACTATAAATTTTATTTAAGAAAAGAGATCGATGGCTATTTGAAAGATTACGAAAAGAAAACAGGTAAAACCCTCAACCTTTTCAAAGACGGCCTGAAAATCTACATCACCCTTGATTCTAAAATGCAGGGTTACGCGGAAGAATCTATTAAAGAACATTTAACTGATCTTCAGAAAAGATTCGACAACGAGCAGCGAAACAGAAAACAAAGACCATTTTACCTCATCAACGACAAGGAAATCAATTCCATCATGATGAGCGCGGTAAAGAGAACCGGACGGTACAAACAGTTGAAAAATGCAGGCGTATCTGAAGATTCTATTATGCTGGACTTCAAAAAGCCTATTAAAACTTCCAGATTTACGTGGAATGGCGAAGAAGAGGTTGAAATGTCGCCCTGGGATTCCATTCGCTATCACAAACAGATCGCGCAGGCCGGCTTAATGTCCATGGTTCCCGGAACCGGCGAAATTAAAGCCTGGGTAGGCGGTATCAACTGGCAGCATTTTCAGTATGACCATATTAAACAGGGGAAAAGACAGGTCGGTTCCACTTTTAAACCTTTCGTGTATGCAACTGCCATTATGAAATTAGGAATGACACCCTGTTCCACCGTTTCGAATGCGACTTATACCAAAGGAAGCTGGTCTGTACAGGGAAGCGGCGGAAGTTTAACTCTGAGAGATGCCCTAGCACAATCTAAAAACCCCGTCGCGGTTCGATTGATAGAAATGGTAACGCCGAAAAGCGTTATTCAAACGGCGCGGGATTTGGGCGTGACCGAAGAAATGCCAAACGAATACGCCATTGCGCTGGGTTCTTCAGATATTACCATTTTTGAAATGTTGGGCGCTTACAGCACTTTTGCGAACTACGGAAACTACATAAAACCCGAAATGATCTGGCGTATTGAAGACGCAAATGGCCGGGTTATCAAAGAGGTAAAGCCCGTAATGAAAGAAGTGATGAATGAGCTTTACGCATACACAATGATCGACCTTATGAAAGGCGTCGCGCAATTCGGGACGGCTTCGGGCGAACTCGGCCGAAGAGGCGTACCAAAAACAATAGAGATCGCCGCTAAAACCGGAACCACACAAAATAATTCCGACGGTTGGTTTATGGGGATGACTCCAAATCTGGCCACCGGGGTTTGGGTTGGTTGGGAAGACCGCGCCACCCATTTCTGGGGAACCGGCGAAGGTCAGGGTGCGAAAATGGCCCTTCCGATCTGGGCAATCTTTATGAAAAAAGTTTGGGCAGATAAAGCCCTCGGCGTCTCACCTGACGACAAATTTGTGAAACCTTCGAACTGGACCGGAAGCTGTTCTGACCTTCAAGGTTTAGGCGGATACGGCGATGACGGCGGTTTACAGACGATCGATGAAATTAGAAACCCCAAAGTCGTGGAGCCCGCTTACGTTCCGCGGCCGAATTCCGGTAAAAAGGAAGAAAACGTCAACGAGAACATTAATGCCGGCGACGATATCGACTTCAACAAGTAA
- a CDS encoding TonB-dependent receptor, with amino-acid sequence MQTFIISKVLLLVSFIMGVFLNAQITVSGSVNFKNKGVKDVSVTLKDTYDGTTTDANGNFSFETSEKGNHVLLFSNPKFAEVEKNIVIADENIKINADMKEQISEIDAVVISAGSIEASDRKRATTLLTPIDIYTTAGANGQVTSALETLPGVQKIGETEGLFVRGGTGDETKFFMDGNLVNNFFGNSIPGVKSMDRLNTSLFKGNVFSSGGYSAVYGQALSSVLVLESIDFPEKNSVDLGFSPIFVNAGFQNVNGEKTKSFGISAGYSNIGLMTKVIKFNNNFTKAPEGLGTNFNFRLKNKAGGILKYYGSFDTNRIGLQTESLEPDTDFDNTSLQGKNTFHNLAFKQKFGKYLLNLGSSYTYNSNFINLSNTFQNREINPNSIDIKSNYFNTKAVLERKINKISAIRGGLEYNQANENTDVAVTDAPYKFKDQITSIFAESDLGFSNNLSAKVGLRSEYSSAVHEWNLAPRFAMAYRLSKNWTSSLAYGIFYQNPENKFFGAAPLDYQKSEHYILQVQKSEEGRSLRLEVFYKNYTDLIKTKVLDYRPLAINNTGEGFAKGVEVFWRDKKSIPDIDYWVSYSYLDSKRNFQNYDQSLFPNFAAKHTLSVVAKKFVVSWKTGFNLSYTYASGRPYYNFVTDDGGNYHLATEGRLKDFSALNFSLNYLPNLGKKDAKSFMVLVLAINNILGQKNIYGYNFSTDGLRNRAVLPSVNTFIFVGAFINFGIDRTEDAINSNL; translated from the coding sequence ATGCAAACCTTCATTATTTCTAAAGTTTTGCTCCTTGTGTCCTTTATAATGGGAGTATTTCTGAACGCGCAGATCACCGTCTCGGGCAGCGTTAATTTTAAAAACAAAGGCGTAAAAGATGTCTCGGTGACGCTGAAAGATACGTACGATGGCACCACCACAGATGCAAACGGCAATTTTTCCTTTGAAACTTCCGAGAAAGGCAATCATGTTCTCCTATTTTCGAATCCAAAATTTGCTGAAGTTGAAAAAAACATTGTGATTGCCGACGAAAATATCAAAATCAACGCAGATATGAAAGAACAGATCTCGGAAATTGATGCCGTCGTAATTTCCGCCGGCTCCATTGAAGCGAGCGACCGAAAAAGAGCCACCACATTGCTCACGCCGATTGATATTTATACAACAGCCGGCGCGAACGGACAGGTAACTTCTGCACTCGAAACGCTTCCCGGCGTCCAGAAGATCGGCGAAACCGAAGGTTTGTTTGTGCGTGGCGGAACCGGCGATGAAACCAAATTCTTTATGGACGGCAATTTGGTGAACAATTTTTTCGGCAATTCCATTCCCGGCGTGAAATCCATGGATCGCTTGAACACTTCGCTTTTCAAAGGAAATGTTTTTTCCAGCGGCGGTTATTCGGCGGTTTACGGCCAGGCGCTGTCTTCCGTTCTGGTTTTGGAAAGCATCGATTTTCCGGAAAAAAATTCGGTCGATCTGGGTTTTTCGCCTATTTTCGTCAATGCCGGATTTCAAAATGTGAACGGCGAGAAAACGAAATCATTTGGGATTTCTGCGGGTTACTCCAATATTGGGCTGATGACGAAGGTCATTAAATTCAATAATAATTTCACGAAGGCGCCGGAAGGTTTGGGCACGAATTTTAACTTCAGACTGAAAAATAAAGCGGGTGGCATCCTGAAATATTACGGCAGTTTCGACACGAACAGGATTGGGCTGCAAACGGAAAGCCTGGAACCCGACACCGATTTCGACAATACGTCTTTGCAAGGCAAAAATACCTTTCATAACCTGGCTTTCAAACAGAAATTCGGGAAATATCTGTTGAATCTGGGAAGTTCTTATACGTACAATTCGAATTTTATTAATTTGAGTAACACGTTTCAAAACAGAGAAATCAATCCAAATTCCATTGATATAAAATCAAACTACTTCAATACGAAAGCGGTTTTAGAACGAAAAATCAACAAAATTTCCGCAATCCGCGGGGGTCTTGAGTATAACCAGGCAAACGAAAACACGGACGTGGCCGTCACAGATGCACCGTATAAATTTAAAGATCAGATTACCTCGATTTTTGCAGAATCGGATCTGGGTTTCAGCAATAATCTTTCCGCAAAAGTAGGTCTGCGCTCCGAATACTCCAGTGCGGTCCACGAATGGAACTTGGCGCCGCGCTTCGCCATGGCGTACCGCCTCTCAAAAAACTGGACCAGCTCTTTGGCCTACGGAATCTTTTACCAGAATCCGGAAAACAAATTCTTTGGCGCGGCGCCGCTGGATTATCAGAAATCGGAACATTATATCCTGCAGGTTCAAAAATCAGAAGAAGGCCGGAGCCTGCGTCTGGAAGTTTTCTATAAAAACTACACGGATCTTATTAAAACTAAAGTTTTAGATTACCGCCCGCTCGCCATCAATAACACCGGCGAGGGATTTGCAAAAGGGGTGGAAGTTTTTTGGCGGGACAAGAAATCAATCCCCGATATTGATTACTGGGTTTCCTATTCGTATCTGGATTCAAAGAGAAATTTCCAGAATTACGACCAAAGTCTCTTCCCCAATTTTGCGGCAAAACATACGCTTTCCGTCGTTGCAAAGAAGTTCGTGGTTTCCTGGAAAACGGGTTTCAACCTTTCCTATACTTATGCGTCGGGACGACCTTATTACAATTTCGTGACGGACGACGGCGGAAATTACCACCTCGCTACGGAGGGAAGATTAAAGGATTTCAGCGCGCTGAATTTCAGTTTGAATTACCTGCCTAATTTAGGAAAAAAAGACGCCAAATCCTTTATGGTGCTGGTTTTGGCCATCAACAATATTCTGGGACAGAAAAACATTTACGGATACAACTTCTCGACGGACGGTTTGCGAAACCGCGCGGTTCTGCCCTCGGTGAATACGTTTATTTTCGTCGGCGCCTTCATCAATTTCGGTATCGACCGAACCGAGGATGCCATCAACAGTAACCTTTAA
- the mnmA gene encoding tRNA 2-thiouridine(34) synthase MnmA produces MKIVVGLSGGVDSSVAAYLLQKQGHEVVALFMRNWNDASVTLEDECPWIEDSNDALMVAQKLGIPYQVIDMSELYKEKIVDYMFDEYKRGRTPNPDVLCNREVKFDVFMKTALSLGAEKVATGHYARVNSTFDENGKEIYHLLAGADNNKDQSYFLCQLNQEQLSKSLFPIGELTKPEVREIAREMGLVTADKKDSQGLCFIGKVSLPTFLQQQLEPKEGDIVEIFKDFEAFRRETPVFSSKLEELQFLSDKTKYEKSDGKMIGKHQGAHYFTIGQSKGLGIGGHAESCFILSRDMETNTIFVGEGKNFPGLFRKALKIENSEVHWVREDLRLQNGESMKVKARIRYRQPLEEATLYQFEEGFYIEFECPQSAIAEGQFAAWYDGEELLGSGVIS; encoded by the coding sequence ATGAAAATAGTAGTAGGCCTTTCCGGCGGCGTAGATAGCAGTGTTGCAGCGTATTTGCTGCAAAAACAAGGGCATGAAGTCGTGGCGCTTTTTATGCGGAACTGGAATGATGCGTCCGTAACTTTGGAAGATGAATGTCCCTGGATTGAGGACAGCAACGATGCTCTGATGGTGGCGCAAAAACTTGGAATTCCGTATCAGGTCATCGATATGAGCGAACTGTACAAGGAAAAAATTGTGGATTATATGTTCGACGAATATAAAAGAGGCCGCACGCCGAATCCCGACGTTTTGTGTAACCGCGAAGTGAAGTTCGACGTGTTTATGAAAACGGCTTTATCGCTTGGTGCTGAGAAAGTTGCAACGGGACATTACGCGCGCGTGAACTCTACTTTTGATGAAAACGGCAAGGAGATTTATCATCTTTTAGCGGGAGCGGATAATAATAAAGATCAGTCTTATTTTCTTTGCCAGCTGAATCAGGAGCAGTTGTCGAAATCGCTTTTCCCAATTGGGGAATTAACAAAACCGGAAGTTCGGGAAATCGCGCGCGAAATGGGTTTGGTGACGGCAGATAAAAAAGATTCGCAGGGTTTATGTTTCATCGGGAAAGTAAGTTTACCGACTTTTCTGCAACAACAGTTGGAACCGAAAGAAGGTGATATTGTAGAAATCTTCAAGGATTTTGAAGCTTTTCGCCGGGAGACACCTGTATTTTCTTCAAAATTGGAAGAATTGCAGTTTCTTTCGGACAAAACCAAATACGAGAAATCCGATGGAAAAATGATTGGCAAACATCAGGGTGCGCATTATTTTACGATCGGCCAAAGCAAAGGTTTGGGGATTGGCGGCCATGCGGAATCGTGCTTCATCCTGTCGCGCGACATGGAAACTAATACGATCTTTGTGGGCGAGGGTAAAAATTTCCCGGGGCTTTTCCGCAAAGCTTTAAAAATAGAAAACTCCGAAGTTCATTGGGTTCGTGAAGATTTGCGTTTGCAAAATGGTGAATCGATGAAAGTAAAAGCCAGAATCCGGTACCGGCAACCTTTGGAAGAAGCGACGCTTTACCAATTTGAAGAAGGTTTTTATATCGAGTTTGAATGCCCACAATCTGCGATCGCAGAAGGACAGTTTGCTGCGTGGTATGACGGTGAGGAATTGTTGGGAAGTGGGGTGATTTCCTAA
- a CDS encoding superoxide dismutase family protein, with translation MNVTKISMLICSAVLAVSCTTTKNYTVNSKSGTSTQGTAEFVQKGKNVKMDLNVYKLTPGIHAVHVHEKGDCSATDASSAGGHWNPSNNDHGKWGTEHFHMGDIGNLVADKDGTARLMFNTDKWCLGCSDESKNIVGKSLVIHAGKDDFHTQPTGNAGGRVGCVEIK, from the coding sequence ATGAATGTCACAAAAATCTCAATGCTTATCTGCAGTGCAGTCCTGGCTGTATCCTGCACAACCACAAAAAATTATACGGTCAACTCCAAAAGCGGAACCAGTACGCAGGGAACGGCGGAGTTTGTGCAGAAAGGTAAAAACGTAAAAATGGATCTCAATGTCTACAAATTAACGCCCGGAATCCACGCTGTACACGTTCATGAAAAAGGCGACTGTTCTGCAACCGATGCCAGCTCTGCCGGTGGACACTGGAATCCTTCCAACAATGATCACGGAAAGTGGGGAACGGAACATTTCCACATGGGCGATATCGGAAATTTGGTCGCTGATAAAGACGGTACAGCGAGATTGATGTTTAATACCGATAAATGGTGTCTTGGATGTAGCGACGAAAGCAAAAACATCGTTGGAAAATCTTTAGTGATTCACGCCGGAAAAGACGACTTCCATACGCAGCCAACGGGTAATGCAGGCGGCCGCGTCGGATGTGTTGAAATCAAATAA
- a CDS encoding gliding motility lipoprotein GldH, whose protein sequence is MHKIAGVFFVLMILAGCSNASEQVNMKNLNGNWDKKIEQKFDFNVNDAQNPKNIIFVVRNNNEYPYSNIRFIVHFLNAKTNVKTTDTLNYVLAQPNGEWLGKGFGYTKETLFQYKLNYKFPQNGAYSIGIIQAMRTDKLKGIEDIGIKIETAKP, encoded by the coding sequence ATGCATAAGATAGCAGGTGTTTTTTTCGTTTTGATGATTCTCGCGGGTTGCAGTAATGCTTCCGAACAAGTGAACATGAAAAACCTTAATGGAAATTGGGATAAAAAAATAGAGCAGAAATTCGATTTTAACGTGAACGATGCTCAAAATCCGAAAAACATTATATTTGTTGTAAGGAACAATAACGAGTATCCATACAGCAATATCCGTTTCATCGTCCATTTTTTGAACGCTAAAACAAATGTAAAAACCACCGATACGCTGAATTATGTTTTGGCACAGCCGAACGGCGAGTGGTTAGGTAAAGGATTTGGGTACACTAAAGAAACACTCTTCCAGTACAAGTTAAATTATAAATTTCCTCAAAATGGAGCGTATTCCATCGGGATTATTCAGGCGATGAGAACCGACAAATTGAAGGGAATTGAAGATATCGGTATTAAAATAGAAACGGCTAAACCGTAA
- a CDS encoding DUF6080 domain-containing protein — protein MPKFSTLVVKQKLTDLLKTVFPATKFEFLLFAIFLAVYGVLGSAIALNYRIIFDDRIPWDAYFSFDNRAIILTGGGYERHPLSNYFFEGLRNFAYLFSGGKKDEIFRLALAWCSNLAVSLSLIQIYKYLKNIIELPKKISLLILFFFAFFSTNILLSFTPENYTYTLFLLVLFNYYAALKLKKDEKIPATGLALAGISVGGLTVTNIVKVYIPLLFETNIFRNWKKLGNAFFRVTVSAAAFVLLFLYRIDFNYMKFLNKSGEQYEKFSTPKVTPVWDMILSWFFGGNMLFAGFELRDYHNKKGFYYKALFMEVYHSWLPYVFVVAMIALVLWSYLRNFKNKFVQILMISFLVDIVIHCILKFGLHTSYIYGGHFVFVFPLLIGWLFYSYKDSPRVLSFLVVTVSLLFFYLGVNNLFRLEEFFEFLEQYYR, from the coding sequence TTGCCGAAATTTTCCACCTTGGTTGTCAAACAAAAACTGACCGATCTTTTAAAAACCGTTTTTCCCGCCACGAAATTCGAGTTTTTGCTCTTCGCGATCTTCCTTGCCGTTTATGGTGTTTTGGGCAGCGCCATCGCGCTGAATTACCGCATTATTTTCGATGACCGAATTCCGTGGGATGCTTATTTCAGTTTTGATAACCGCGCCATTATTTTAACCGGCGGCGGTTATGAAAGACATCCGCTTTCCAATTATTTTTTTGAGGGGTTGCGAAACTTTGCCTACCTTTTTTCCGGGGGCAAAAAAGATGAAATTTTCCGTTTGGCATTGGCCTGGTGCAGCAATCTGGCGGTGAGTTTAAGCCTTATTCAGATTTATAAATATTTAAAGAACATTATTGAGTTGCCGAAGAAGATCTCGCTTTTAATCCTCTTCTTTTTTGCTTTTTTCTCTACAAATATTTTGCTTTCCTTCACGCCGGAAAATTATACGTACACACTATTTCTGCTCGTTCTGTTTAATTATTACGCTGCTTTAAAACTTAAAAAAGACGAAAAAATTCCCGCCACTGGCCTCGCTTTAGCCGGAATCTCTGTCGGCGGGTTAACCGTGACGAATATTGTAAAAGTGTATATTCCACTTCTTTTTGAAACGAATATTTTCCGAAACTGGAAAAAGTTAGGAAACGCTTTTTTTCGCGTCACAGTTTCGGCCGCTGCTTTCGTTTTGCTCTTTTTGTACCGGATCGATTTCAATTACATGAAATTTTTGAATAAATCCGGTGAGCAATATGAGAAATTTTCCACGCCAAAAGTGACGCCGGTTTGGGACATGATCCTCTCCTGGTTTTTTGGTGGAAATATGCTGTTCGCCGGTTTTGAACTGCGGGATTACCACAACAAAAAAGGCTTTTATTACAAAGCCCTTTTTATGGAGGTTTACCATTCCTGGCTTCCCTATGTTTTTGTGGTCGCGATGATCGCGTTGGTTTTATGGAGTTATTTGCGAAATTTTAAAAATAAATTTGTTCAGATATTGATGATCTCCTTTCTTGTAGATATCGTCATTCACTGTATTCTAAAATTCGGTCTGCACACATCGTATATTTACGGCGGACACTTTGTTTTTGTGTTTCCGTTGTTAATCGGGTGGCTTTTTTATTCCTACAAAGATTCCCCACGAGTACTTTCTTTCCTCGTGGTCACGGTAAGTCTTCTCTTCTTTTATTTAGGAGTGAACAATCTCTTCCGACTGGAAGAATTCTTCGAATTCCTGGAACAGTATTACCGGTAA